In the Acanthochromis polyacanthus isolate Apoly-LR-REF ecotype Palm Island chromosome 20, KAUST_Apoly_ChrSc, whole genome shotgun sequence genome, GATCGGCTGACTGTGGACGACATCCCAGAGCAGGACATCGACATCAGCGGTGCCAACCTGGATGAGGGCTCTTTCCTGCAGCCTTACCCATCGAAACGGCGCTATGCACTGCTCAAAGCAGCTGGCGTGAAGAAGATCGACAAGGAGGAGAAGAGGCAGCTGCACGAGCTGAGGATCTCCAGGGAGAACTGTGGTTGTGACTGCCAGGGCTTCTGTGAGCCTGAGACGTGTAGCTGCAGCCTGGCTGGCATCAAATGTCAGGTAAGAGCTGAAAAAGTCCCCAAAATTTCCTGCTCACAACAGCTCTCTGAGACAATACAGCTAGGAGTTTCTGTTACGTGTTTGTGAATAGCAATTTAACTACTTCCTTCTTCCTCCTGCAGATGGACCATTCCTCTTTCCCGTGTGGCTGTACCAAGGACGGCTGCGGAAACACGGAAGGTCGCATCGAGTTCAACTCCACCAGGGTACAGACGCATTACATCCACACTATCATGAAGCTGGAGCTGGAGAAGAGACTGGAGGAGCAGTCcagcacagaggaggaggaggagaacacAACAGGTGCCACCACACTACCAGCAGTGCCCTCCTTCCCCTTCAGCTCCGAACTGGCAGCAGCTGGAGAGAACAGTTGCAGCAGTGACATGACGGACTTATCAGACTCTTCAGGTCAGAGTGAGGACTCAGAAGTAGGCCAGAGCCCGTGTGAGCATCACACTCAGCTGGATGTAGATGAGAAAGGCCTGAGCCGCATACTTTGTTTCAGCGATACAGAGAACTGCTCGAGAAGCAGCAGGGACGGTGCGGATAAGAACTGTAAAGACACTTGTTGCACAGATCAGCAGCAAGAGCAACAGCAGCTATCTACGGAGGCATTCAGTAGCTTTAGCATGGTGGACTTTGCTGACGAGAACGACAACATAGACGCTGCACTGTTGGACTCTGCGGATGATCACACAGACAATCGAGCGACAGCCATTTCAGAACTTTTGGATGAAAACGCCAACCAGGGAAATGCCCTATTCCACAGCAGTAGTGTGCCACACACACCTTCTCCTACCATCGATCGCTCGGCGAGCTATAACATGGACCTGAGCCTTTCCTCTGAGTCAGACTTGGAGTTCTTTGATGGTTTCCCCTGTTTGGGGTCCAGCTCGCTCTACAACTCTCTCAAGGAGTACGAGCACATGGACAACTTTTTTCAATTTCAGTTGCCTAGTTACCCCAGTTTCCCTGCAGCAAGTGACCCTGGGACCTGCCTCCTGGAGTCACTGATCGGCCTTTCAGAATCCGTCCCAGAACCCCCTGCCACATTTACAGACAATCAGCTGTTGGAGGAAGCCATGAAGTTGTCTGTGATGGAGTCTGTGAAAGTTTGACAAAACGTGAAAACTCGTGGACAGTGCAAGAAAAGCGGAGGTTTGGGAGGGGACTGAAAAATGCACATAAGATGTCAACATGTTGGAGGAAGCTGTGATTTCCCTCTTGCCtaataaatgttcaaattcCAGACTTGCCTTCAAAATGTTAGCAAAGCAGTTTGGGATTATCGCTGTGTGAGATGGCAGCTAgtgttaaaagtgaaaaaagaaaattcaaaatcaaTTTGACCAGGCCCGTAGAAACCAATGATGGCTCTCGATTCCTAAGAAAGCTCTTTTAACCAAACCAAGATCACCAACCCTAAGCTAAACAGGAATTAACTGGGGCCAGGTTGGGAATCTCAACACAGCTGAATGTGCAcctcagggattttttttctagcTTTCTAGCTTTTGGAGGCAATGTATGGTGACCATTGCTGTGATGGCCTTCATATGAAACCCGAGTCAAATCGCAACATAGTCCTGCTCACGTCCTCCTTTTGGGCCAGGTGATGTGAGCAGGTGGGGTCCTCCCTGTGTTAAATCCTGAAGCAAGTGGACTCTTTTGTCCACAAGATCTCTCCCATGGTACAAAAAAACCCCCTCTTAAAGCTCCTCGA is a window encoding:
- the csrnp1b gene encoding cysteine/serine-rich nuclear protein 1b codes for the protein MSGLLKRKFEEVDEDPCYSSPSPSSLSSACSGWDSEGESCYSDTLDSTPSNPSSPATNFNTTSILKKSKRARRGNVTFDQVTVFFFPRCQGFTSVPSRGGCTLGMMQRHSALRTYTLAEFAVEQRLLRQEKLLNRLREEKLEALKLKLTKNGTQENEEADRLTVDDIPEQDIDISGANLDEGSFLQPYPSKRRYALLKAAGVKKIDKEEKRQLHELRISRENCGCDCQGFCEPETCSCSLAGIKCQMDHSSFPCGCTKDGCGNTEGRIEFNSTRVQTHYIHTIMKLELEKRLEEQSSTEEEEENTTGATTLPAVPSFPFSSELAAAGENSCSSDMTDLSDSSGQSEDSEVGQSPCEHHTQLDVDEKGLSRILCFSDTENCSRSSRDGADKNCKDTCCTDQQQEQQQLSTEAFSSFSMVDFADENDNIDAALLDSADDHTDNRATAISELLDENANQGNALFHSSSVPHTPSPTIDRSASYNMDLSLSSESDLEFFDGFPCLGSSSLYNSLKEYEHMDNFFQFQLPSYPSFPAASDPGTCLLESLIGLSESVPEPPATFTDNQLLEEAMKLSVMESVKV